The genomic stretch GATTCGGCATGACTACGAATGCATCCAGTTCGACAATTGGAAAGCGCGTCGGAAGCTCACACCATACAGACCACACAGCATCGCCGGCACGATTGCATTCCATTTTGCAATCAACGACGCGTCCGAGAATCGATTTATGGCCTGCGACGCAGAGGGTGAAGAAGTAATAAGCGGCATCGGAGTAGTTGTAGTGTGCGAGACGGATGGAAGGACGGGAAGAAGCCGAATAGGTGGGGATGCCGCGATTATATATTAAGTGGTTAGAGTAGCAGGGCAGTTATAGGAGTCAAAACGCGACTCGGGAGAGTCGCGCAGGCGGGGCAAGCCCTGCCCCTACGAAATGCAGCGGGCGCAGCAAGCAGCGCCCCTACGAAAGTCGGTAGTGGCCGTGGCCGAGGAAGGCGAGCAGACGGAGATCGCCCTGAGCCCGAAAGAGATTGAGTCGAGCGAGGCAACATCTCGGGGATATTCCACAGCCGAGGCAAAGCGGCGTCGAGCCTGCCTGCGGCAGGCAGGTTCCGGTTGCGCCTGCCACGGCGGGCAAGCCGGAATCCGCGAAGCGGACCGCCCTTCGGCTACGCTCAGGACAAGCCGCACTCCAACAGAGCGAGTTGCGCGAGCAGGACAAGCCCCGCCGCTACGAAAAAAACAGCAACAGCAGATTCCCTGCCTGTGGCAGGCAGGCTCACACGGCCAAAATACGGCCGGTTCGGAATGACAAGAAAATATCAGTGGCCGTTGGCGGCGGAGGCAGCCTCCTCATCTTCCGCGGCGTGCGGCTTATGCGCGGCGATGATTTTCTCCGCGATTTCCGCGGGCACGAAATCGTAGTGCGAAAATTCCATGGAATAGCCCGCGCGCCCCTGGGTCATGGACGTCAAATCGTTCGCGTAGCTGAGCATTTCCGCCAGCGGCACTTGCGCGCGCACCACGACATTGTGCCCGCGCGCCTCGCTCCCGCTGATGCGCCCGCGCCTTGAACTGATATTCCCCATGATGTCGCCGGAATACTGATCCGGCGCGTAGACTTCCACTTTCATGATGGGCTCGAGCAGCGCCGGCCGCGCCTGCTTCATCGCTTCCTTGAATGCCAGCGCGCCGGCGATCTTGAACGCAATGTCCGACGAATCCACGTCGTGATACTTGCCGTCGTAGAGGCTGGCGCGAAAATCCACCACGGGAAATCCGGCGAGATAGCCGCGCTCGGCCGCGTCGTGAATTCCCTTCTCGACCGAAGGAATCCAGTTCTTGGGAATCGCGCCGCCGAAAATATCGTCGACGAATTCGAAACCCGCGCCGCGCGGCAGCGGCTCCATCTTGATGCGGCACAATCCGAATTGACCGTGGCCGCCGGTCTGCTTTTTGTGCTTGCCTTCCGCATCGGCCTTGCCGCGAATCGTTTCGCGATAGGGCACCTTCGGCGGCTTGAGCGTCAGCTCGACGTGATAGCGTTTGCGGAGCTTGGCGACCACGACTTCGATATGCTGCTGCCCCGCGCCGGCGAGCAAAAATTCCTTCGTCTGCGGATCGCGGCTGAAGCGCAGCGCGGGATCCTCTTCGAGGATGCGGTGAATCGCCACGCCGATGCGATCTTCGTCCGCGCGCGTCTTCGGCTCGATGGCAAACGTGATGGACGGCTCGGGAATGCGCGCCATGGGATAAAAAATTGTCGCGGCCTTGTCGCCGAGCGTGTCGCCGGTCGTCGTATCTTTCAGCTTCGCGATCGTTCCGAGGTCGCCGGCGTGCAGCTCGGCAATGGCTGTGGCTGTTTTTCCCTGGCGCACTTCGAGATGCTGAAATCGCTCGGTCGAATTGCGGTCGAAGTTCGCGACGTTGGCGTCGTTGTGCAGCACGCCGCTCATCACTTTGAAATAGCTGATGCGCCCGGCGAACGCGTCGGCAATCGTCTTGAAGACGAAAACCGAAAGCGGCTCTTTGTCGGCGACGGTGCGCTCGACGCTCTCGCCTTTGCGCTCCGCGCCCTTGAAACCGATGGCCTTCCCGCGCGCCACGGGCGACGGAAATTCCTCGACGATGAAATCCAGGATCGCGTCGCTCCCGATATTTCGCAGTGCCGCGCTCACCAGCACGGGGAAAATCCGCCGCTCGAGGACCGCTTTGTGCAGGCCTTTTTTCAAATCTTCGACCGGCAGCGTGCCTTTGTCGAAAAATTCCTGCATCAGCTCGTCGTCGCCCTCCGCGACCATTTCGACGAGCGCTTCGTGCGCGGCCTTCGCGGCTTCGGCCATGTCCGCGGGAATTTCCTCGACTTTCGCTTTGCCGTCGCCGTCCGGCGCGTACATGAGCGCCTTCATCGCGATGAGGTCAATCATGCCCTTGAAATTTTTCTCCGCGCCGATCGGCAACTGCACCGGCACTGCGCCGCGCCCAAAAACCTGCTGAATCGACTCCAGCGCGCGCTCGAAACTGGCCAGCTCGCGATCCATCCAGTTGACGACAAACGCGCGCGGCAGCTCGTACTCCGTCGCGTAGTCCCACACTTTTTCCGTCACCACCTGGCAGCCGGCCGAAGCATCCACCAGAATCAGCGCCGCGTCCGCGGCGATCAGCGCGGCTTTCGTGTCGTTCACGAATGTGGAATATCCCGGCGTGT from Candidatus Acidiferrales bacterium encodes the following:
- the fusA gene encoding elongation factor G; protein product: MKTYNTEQIRNVGIVGHGDTGKTQLVSSMLFTAGMTQRLGKVTEGSTVTDWDEEEIARKISIQTGIAYAEWQGTKINFLDTPGYSTFVNDTKAALIAADAALILVDASAGCQVVTEKVWDYATEYELPRAFVVNWMDRELASFERALESIQQVFGRGAVPVQLPIGAEKNFKGMIDLIAMKALMYAPDGDGKAKVEEIPADMAEAAKAAHEALVEMVAEGDDELMQEFFDKGTLPVEDLKKGLHKAVLERRIFPVLVSAALRNIGSDAILDFIVEEFPSPVARGKAIGFKGAERKGESVERTVADKEPLSVFVFKTIADAFAGRISYFKVMSGVLHNDANVANFDRNSTERFQHLEVRQGKTATAIAELHAGDLGTIAKLKDTTTGDTLGDKAATIFYPMARIPEPSITFAIEPKTRADEDRIGVAIHRILEEDPALRFSRDPQTKEFLLAGAGQQHIEVVVAKLRKRYHVELTLKPPKVPYRETIRGKADAEGKHKKQTGGHGQFGLCRIKMEPLPRGAGFEFVDDIFGGAIPKNWIPSVEKGIHDAAERGYLAGFPVVDFRASLYDGKYHDVDSSDIAFKIAGALAFKEAMKQARPALLEPIMKVEVYAPDQYSGDIMGNISSRRGRISGSEARGHNVVVRAQVPLAEMLSYANDLTSMTQGRAGYSMEFSHYDFVPAEIAEKIIAAHKPHAAEDEEAASAANGH